The stretch of DNA AGGCGAGAACCTGGTGAAGATCTCGGCTATCATAAATGACGCTGGGAGAGCGGCCGCGCGAACGGGTTTAGGAGCTGTAATGGGCTCGAAAAAGCTCAAAGCTATCGCCGCTATCGGAGATGGCGTAATTGGAGCTGCTACAGAGGAGTTCGAGTCGTACGCGCGAGAGCTCTGGAGCAAGATAGCGACCTCTCTCTCCGCGCAGGCCATGAGGGAACTCGGAACCGCCTCCTACTTCGACATCGGCTACGACTTCGGCGACATTCCCGGGAAGTACTTCACCAGCCTCGAGTTCGATCCATCGCAGCTTAGCGGATCTCGCCTCAGGGAGGTGTTCAAAGTAGAGCCCCTCGCCTGCTACATGTGCCCGATAGGCTGTGGCCGCAGAGTGCGCGTAGAAGGAGGAATCGTGGACGGTCCTGAGTACGAGACGCTCGCCAGCCTGGGCTCGCTAAACCTCGTAGCAGACATAAAGGCGGTGGTTGAGGCGAACCACCTGTGCAATGACCTTGGGCTTGACACGATATCCACAGGTGTCACAATAGCTTTCCTCAACTACTCCTCCGAGAGGGGCTACGTGAGCGGTATGAAGCCTCGGTGGGGTGACGGGGAGGCGCTGAAGAGTATGATCGTTGACATAGCCTACAGGAGGGGCCTCGGCGATACCCTGGCAGAGGGCGTCAGGGTAGCGGCCAAGAGGCTCGGTGTACCCGAGGAGATCGCGGCTCACGTGAAGGGGCTCGAAATCCCAATGCACGACCCTAGAGCATTCTACTCGGTAGCGCTGAGCTACGCAACAGGCCCCAGGGGGGCGTGCCACCTGCGAGCGGACTCCTACCTAGCAGACATGGGAGCTTTCGAGGATCCAGAACTTGGAATAGGTCCAGGGGAGTTTCACACGCTCGAGGGCAAAGCCTCTGTCGTGATTGCCATGCAGAACCTAAGGGAAGTCTTCAACTCCGCTCTGCTGTGCATTTTCACAGGCCTCAAGTCTTCCGAGCTTGCAAGGCTACTCTCGCTAGCCACAGGATGGGACATAGACTCCAAGGCGGTGTTCATTCTAGGTGACAGGTCCTTCACCCTAAAGAGGGTGATCAATAACGCCCTTGGCGTTACCAGGAGGGACGACCGTCTACCAGAGATAGTTCTTCAGCCCTACAGCTCTGGACCGATAGCGGGGAAGACGCCGAAGCAAGAGCTCGACCACGCACTTGACGAGTACTACGCCCTTAGAGGATGGGACGCGGAGGGTCGGCCAACAGATGAGAAGATTCTATCCCTAGGGTTATCCGAGTACAAGTCCATTCTGTCCAAGCACGCTTGAAGGCTGAGCCATACTGTTGGCACAAGGCATAGACAAGGTCGAAAGCCGCAGATTGCTGTGCTCCAGGCTGGACTGTTAACTAGCAAGGAACAGGAAAAGTATTAGATTAGGTTGAAGGGTTAAGCTTAGCGCTGGATTTCGCGGGCGGGTACTAGCCGAAAGGTGTGGTGGCTTCGCTAACGGTCCTCGCGTTACTTTTCCTGATCGCTTCTGTGAACCCACCAGGTTCTGGAGAACTACTCGAAGGCGGGGTAGCTCCCAGAGCTCGAAGACTGAAGAATACGATGCGTATACGGCTTACTCCTACACGCTAGCTTCGCTAAGGTCAGATACATCGTTAGAGCTCTGCCGGGTTCCAACTACTCGAAAGTGAAAGGGGTTCTTTTCACCGCCGGGCAGAGCTGTTTCTTCCGGAAAGCTTCGAAGATATGTTGGGATTCAGGGTTAAAGTTTCTCATCACTGTTCAGGGCTCCAGACCTTCAATCATCCTTCATTGAATCCGCCGCGGAGGGATAAATACTGAGTGGTCTAGGGATAGCTTCCCTTATGCGAAAGGTTTATAAAGTAATGTCTATAGACTGTCTGCAGACATGTATGCAGAGGTTTCGGTTCAAGAGCAGGTTCCGGGGTGGCTTGAGGTTGCTCGTGCTCCAGATACTCAGCGAGGAGCCTACGCACGCGTACGGGATCATGCGGAGGCTCGGCGAGCTGACGGGCTTCATGCCGAGCAGTGGCGCCTTCTTCCCACTGCTCAGGAGCCTGGTTAGGAGCGGGCTGGTGGAGGTCGATGAGGTTGAAAGGGGTGGTAAGGCTGTGAAGGTCTACCGCTTGAGCGAGGAGGGGAGGAGGGTTCTCGAGAGCCACCGCAGCCAGGTTGAGGAGGTTTTGAGGCTCGCCCGATCGTTCAGGCGTTTTAACGACTCGGGGCTCTCCCGGGTCTTCCAGGTTGTTGACGAGGTACTGGGGAGTATGGATAGGTTGAGTGACAGGCAAGTTGAGGAGCTCAGGAGGGCTATTATGGACTTCGAGTACAGGGTTTTGGGTATCCTGAGGGGTGGTGGCGGTGAGTGAGGCAATCGTCGTGGAGGACCTAGTTAAGAGGTTTAAGGACGTGACGGCAGTGGACCACGTAAGCTTCAAGGTCAAGAGCGGTGAGATCTACGGCCTCCTGGGGCCGAACGGCGCCGGCAAGACAACCACCATACACATCCTGACGACGCTCCTGAGGCCCACCAGCGGTAGGGCGCTCGTGGCGGGCTTCGACGTGGTCGAGCAGCCCCACGAGGTGAGGAAGCGCATAGGCATCGTCTTCCAGGACCCGAGCATCGACAACCAGCTCACGGCCTACGACAACATGTACATCCACGGCAGGCTGTACGGGCTCAGCGGGGAGGAGCTGAAGAGGAAGATCTACGAGCTCCTCGACTTCGTGGAGCTGAAGCCCTACGCCAACAAGCTTGTGAAGAACTTCTCCGGGGGCATGAGGAGGAGGCTCGAGATCGCCCGCTCCCTCCTCCACGAGCCCGATATACTGTTCCTCGACGAGCCGACGATAGGCCTGGACCCCCAGACGCGGGTGAAGATATGGGACTACATAACGGCTATAAAGAAGGAGCACGGCATGACCATCCTCCTGACGACGCACTACATGGACGAGGCGGACCAGCTGTGCGACCGCATAGCTATAATGGACCACGGCAAGATAAAGGCCGAGGGCTCCCCCGAGGAGCTGAAGTCGATGCTCGGCAACGAGGTGGTCTACCTCAAGCTCGACGGCCACATCGAGGCCACGCCCTGCATTGAAGCCGACTTCATCGAGAACTGCAAGCCCGTCTCAAGGAACACAGTGCAGCTCGTGGTCAAGAACGCCTCAACCGCGCTGCCCAGGATATTCGAGCTCGCCGGAAGCAAGGGGCTCAGGATTGTGGAGGTCACGTACAAGAGGCCCACTCTCAACGAGGTCTTCATCCACCTGACGGGGCGCGAGCTCCGCGACTCGCTTGAGGAGGGCGGGCCCAGGCCGCCGCATAGGAGGTGGTAGGTTATGAAGGGAGTAGTTCCGATGGTATACAGGCAGGTGAAGAGGTTCGTAAACGCGCGGTCCAGGCTCGTCATGACCATCGTCCAGCCACTGATATGGCTGGTCTTCTTCGGCATGGGGTGGAGCAGGGCCTTCAGCTTCCCGGGCGCCAGGGCGATGTTCGGGGGGCTAGACTACCTAACTTACCTCGCCTCAGGGATGGTCGCCATGACCGTAATGACCGGCTCCTTCATGAGCGGGGTGTCGGTGATCTGGGACAAGCAGTTCGGCTTCCTCAAGGAGACCCTCGTCGCCCCCGCGTCCAGGGCGGAGGTGATCCTGGGCAGGGCGCTCGGCGACGCGCTGGTGGTGAACCTCCAGGCCATGGTGATACTCGCGCTGGTCTTCCTGATAGCCCCTGGCCTCAACCCCGCAGGCGTGATACCGGCGTTCCTCTACGGGCTGCTCCTCTCCCTGGGCTTCGCGAGCTTCGGCATAGCCCTCTCTGTGAAGCTTTCGAGCATGGAGGGCTTCCAGATGATCGTCAACCTGATAACGATGCCCCTGCTCTTCATGAGCGGCATCTTCTACCCCCTCACTACGATGCCCGACTGGATGAAGGCGATAGCCTACTTCAACCCCGCAACCTACGCCGTGGACGGCATGCGGTTCTGGCTCACCGGGGTATCCTACTTCGACCCAGCCGAGGACATCGCGCTCCTGCTCGCCCTAACGGCCATCCTGCTCTTCATAGGCGTCAGATCCTTCGAGAGGGCAACAATCGAGGACTAAAACCCGTAGCCCCAATCACAACCCCCTTTTTCTAAACCTACTCTTTCTCTATTCGAAGCTGTAGCGAGCAGACAGCAAA from Infirmifilum sp. NZ encodes:
- a CDS encoding aldehyde ferredoxin oxidoreductase family protein translates to MKLPYAGRVALIDLSNRKVEYWTPDENLLRSFLGGASLSAALYVKARPSLPPPLSPENPLIFMTGPLTATRAPTSNRYSVSSRSPLTGLWGEATSGGAFGAKMKLAGFDGIVVTGVSETPVYIFLSDGRAEIREAKELWGLGTYATQRLIKQELGSSASVACIGPAGENLVKISAIINDAGRAAARTGLGAVMGSKKLKAIAAIGDGVIGAATEEFESYARELWSKIATSLSAQAMRELGTASYFDIGYDFGDIPGKYFTSLEFDPSQLSGSRLREVFKVEPLACYMCPIGCGRRVRVEGGIVDGPEYETLASLGSLNLVADIKAVVEANHLCNDLGLDTISTGVTIAFLNYSSERGYVSGMKPRWGDGEALKSMIVDIAYRRGLGDTLAEGVRVAAKRLGVPEEIAAHVKGLEIPMHDPRAFYSVALSYATGPRGACHLRADSYLADMGAFEDPELGIGPGEFHTLEGKASVVIAMQNLREVFNSALLCIFTGLKSSELARLLSLATGWDIDSKAVFILGDRSFTLKRVINNALGVTRRDDRLPEIVLQPYSSGPIAGKTPKQELDHALDEYYALRGWDAEGRPTDEKILSLGLSEYKSILSKHA
- a CDS encoding PadR family transcriptional regulator, with protein sequence MQRFRFKSRFRGGLRLLVLQILSEEPTHAYGIMRRLGELTGFMPSSGAFFPLLRSLVRSGLVEVDEVERGGKAVKVYRLSEEGRRVLESHRSQVEEVLRLARSFRRFNDSGLSRVFQVVDEVLGSMDRLSDRQVEELRRAIMDFEYRVLGILRGGGGE
- a CDS encoding ATP-binding cassette domain-containing protein codes for the protein MSEAIVVEDLVKRFKDVTAVDHVSFKVKSGEIYGLLGPNGAGKTTTIHILTTLLRPTSGRALVAGFDVVEQPHEVRKRIGIVFQDPSIDNQLTAYDNMYIHGRLYGLSGEELKRKIYELLDFVELKPYANKLVKNFSGGMRRRLEIARSLLHEPDILFLDEPTIGLDPQTRVKIWDYITAIKKEHGMTILLTTHYMDEADQLCDRIAIMDHGKIKAEGSPEELKSMLGNEVVYLKLDGHIEATPCIEADFIENCKPVSRNTVQLVVKNASTALPRIFELAGSKGLRIVEVTYKRPTLNEVFIHLTGRELRDSLEEGGPRPPHRRW
- a CDS encoding ABC transporter permease; this translates as MKGVVPMVYRQVKRFVNARSRLVMTIVQPLIWLVFFGMGWSRAFSFPGARAMFGGLDYLTYLASGMVAMTVMTGSFMSGVSVIWDKQFGFLKETLVAPASRAEVILGRALGDALVVNLQAMVILALVFLIAPGLNPAGVIPAFLYGLLLSLGFASFGIALSVKLSSMEGFQMIVNLITMPLLFMSGIFYPLTTMPDWMKAIAYFNPATYAVDGMRFWLTGVSYFDPAEDIALLLALTAILLFIGVRSFERATIED